A segment of the Streptomyces sp. L2 genome:
GGCAGGCCGCCGGCCCGGACCCGGTCGAGGAGGTCGGTGAGCCGGGCCAGGGTGGGCATGGGGGCGCGTTCGGGAGCGGACGGGTCCTCCTCGCGCAGCACCTGGAGCATGCGCCGCAGCTCCTCCAGGGCCTCGCCGCTGGTGTCCGCGATGGTGCCGAGCGCGCCGCGCGCCTTGCCGGGGTCGGAGTCGAAGACGAACCGGGCGAGGCCCGACTGCACGGAGATCACCGACATGTGGTGGGCGACCACGTCGTGCAGTTCGCGCGCGATCCGGCCGCGTTCCTCGGCGACCGCCCGGCGGGCCCGTTCGGCCTGCTCGGCGCGGAGCCTGCGGGTGAGTTCGGCGGAGCGGCGGGCCAGCTGGCCGAACCACACCAGCACCGAGGTGTAGAGCAGCGCCTGCCCCACGACGGACGCCATGGACGGACTGTCGCTGACCACACCGGCGTACACCCAGACACCCGCCATGCAGGCCGCGCAGACGAGGGCGGTGCGCGGTGGGCGGACCGAGGCGACGGTGTAGAGGGCGAGCATGGAGCCGAAGGTGGACACCACCGGCCAGTAGCCGAGGCTGACGTAGACGACGGCGGCCGCCTCGACGGCGCCGAAGACGGCGAGCGGCCACCGGCCACGCAGGGCGACCGGGAGGTGCGCGAGAGCGACCAGGACGTAGGCGCGGGCGTCGAGTTCCGGCCAGCCCTGGGACCGTGACTCCCGGCTCAGGAGTACGGCGACCACCGCCATGGCGACCGCGATCAGCGTGTCGACGGCGAGCGGGCGGGGGGTCCTCAGTCGCATCGCCGCAGGGTAACGCCGGAACCGGAGTGACGGAGTCAACCCTGCGCGGTACCGCGGAAGTTGCAGGGCGCGACGGGCAACCACCCGTGGCGGTAGGGCGGTTCCGCCCGGGGTGGGACGCGCGGGCGGGCGTACGGCCGTACCGTCGTCGGCGCCGGGGGGTACGGCCGGTGGCCCGCGCCCCCGGGGGAGACGCGGGCCACCGGCCGTTCGGTTGCACCACTCGCCGAGCTGCTTGCCGGCGGCTGTCTGGCGGATGTCTGGCGGCTACTTGGTGAGTGTGAAGTGGAGGGTGTCCTTCAGCACAGGGACCTCCAGCAGCGGTTTGGGCTGGGCCATCAGCGCGAGCAGGACGATGGCCAGGCCGAGGATGCCGTAGGTGACGATGTCCGTGAAGCGCGAGCGGACGGCGAGCATGCCGACGCGGGGCAGGACCCAGCGCATCACCGCACCGGCCAGCAGGGCGGCGCCGATCAGCACCATGCCGTAGCGGAACACGCCGAGCGCGGTCAGCAGCAGGCCGAGCGCGACGGTGGACAGCACGAGGAGGATCGGCCACTGCCGGGCCGGCGCGGGGGCGTCGCCGGGGGCCGCCCGGCCGCCGCCCTCGGGCCGCGCGGTGTCCCGCGTGCTGTGTCTTCCGGGGGGTGCCCCCCCAGACCCCCCGCGCGGGAAACGGCGGGTGGTGCGACGCGGGCGCCCCTGCGCGTCGGGGGCGCTGACGGCGTCGCGGGCGGTGGGCGGCTCGGCACCGGTCTCGGCGGAGGCGGAAACCTGGGAGTGGTCGCCGTCGACCGCACCGTCGACCGCACCACCGGCCGGCACCGTGCCGTGAGCCCCGCCGGGCCGTCCAGCCTCGGCCGGCTTATCGCTGGGCACCGCGTTCCGCCGCCTCGACGACGTTGACCAGCAGCTGCGCCCGGGTCATCGGGCCCACGCCGCCGGGGTTCGGGGAGATCCAGCCGGCCACCTCGGTCACGTCCGGGTGGACGTCGCCGACGATCTTCCCCTCGGCGTTGCGGGAGACGCCGACGTCGAGGATGGCGGCGCCCGGCTTCACGTCCTCCGCGCGGATCAGGTGCGGGGAGCCGGCGGCGGCGATGATGATGTCGGCCCGCTTGAGGTGGGCGGACAGGTCGCGGGTGCCGGTGTGGCACTGGGTCACGGTGGCGTTCTCGCTGCGCCGGGTGAGCAGCAGCGGCATGGGCCGGCCGATGGTGACACCGCGTCCGACGACCACGACCTCGGCGCCCTTGATCTCCACGCCGTGGGCGCGCAGCAGGCTGAGGATGCCGTTGGGGGTGCAGGGCAGCGGGGCGGGCTCGTTCAGCACCAGTCGCCCGAGGTTCATGGGGTGGAGGCCGTCCGCGTCCTTGTCCGGGTCCATCAGCTCCAGGACGCGGTTCTCGTCGATGCCCTTGGGGAGGGGCAACTGGACGATGTACCCGGTGCAGGCCGGGTCCTCGTTCAGCTCGCGGACGACGGCCTCGATCTCGTCCTGGGTCGCCGTGGCCGGCAGCTCCCGCTGGATCGAGGCGATGCCGACCTGCGCGCAGTCGCGGTGCTTGCCGGCGACGTACTTCTGGCTGCCGGGGTCGTCCCCGACGAGGATCGTGCCGAGGCCGGGCGTGACGCCCTTCTCCTTCAGCGCCGCCACGCGGGCGGTCAGATCGGACTTGATCGCGGCTGCGGTGGCCTTGCCATCGAGAATCTGGGCGGTCATGACCCCATACTCCCGGATGACCGCCCCCCGATTCCAATCCGGGGGCCCACCGTCCGGCACCTGGAATCCACCGGACCCCCTCGCCAGGCCGCCCCGGATGTCCGGTCATGATCGATGATGTTGCACTTGCACAACACATGCCGAATGCGACTGGACAAGAACTTGCCTCTCCAACGACGATGAACGGCGCAGTCTCGCGGTTCGGGTGGGGGGCAAACCGCTCAATTCCTGACGTTCCTCCGTGCCTTCCGCGTCCGTCCCCGCAGGTACAACGGAGGAAACACGCCATGAGTTTCGGCGACCCGAACAATCCTTACGGTCAGCCGCAGGGCCAGCAGCCCGGTTACGGCTACCCCCAGCAGCCCGGCTACCAGCAGGCCCCCCAGGGCGTCCCGCAGCAGGGCTACGGCTACCCGCAGCAGCCCGACTACCGCGGTTACCCGCAGCAGGGCTACGGCATGGAGCCGTCGTACGCCAACTGGGGCCAGCGCTTCCTGGGCACCCTGGTCGACGGCCTGATCTTCCTGGTGCCGTACATCCTGATCTTCGTGGGCAAGGACGTCGTGGCGCTGTCGCTGGTCGGCTTCCTCGCCCTGCTCGGCATCGCGATCTGGCAGCTGATCCAGGAGGGCCGCACCGGCCAGACGGTCGGCAAGAAGGCTCTCGGCATCCGCCTGATCAAGGAGGACACCGGCCAGCCGATCGGCGTCGGCATGGCCTTCGTCCGCCGCGTCGCCCACTTCATCGACAGCGTGGCCTGCTACATCGGGTGGCTCTGGCCGGCCTGGGACGCCAAGCGCCAGACGTTCGCCGACAAGGTCTGCGGCACGATCGTGATCCGCACCCAGTAACCCGCGACCCGCTCACCCGAACACCGAGGGCGCGCCCCCCTTCCCGGGAGGCGCGCCCTCGCGGCGTCCGGAGAACGGCTCAGCCGGGGACCGGCCATTCGGAAGCGGCCCGGGACCGACTGGCGGCGCACGGCGTCACCTTGCCGTCGCCCGGGACGGGAACCGCACTGCGGCGACTGCCCGGACGCCGGCGGAGGTGTTGCGGCGCATCGTGGGCGGGGGCGTGCGGCTGGAGTTGTCCGGTCCCGATCCTTGCGCATGGCTCGTACGGCGAAGCCCCGGTCCGGATGAGGCGTCCGGCCGGGGCCTGCTGGTGGTCGGGGCCGTGGCCCGGCGGTGGGGTGTGGAGCGCCGGGGCGGTGGCGAGACCGTGTGGTGCGAGGTGGGCGCCGGGGCGCCCCGCCTCAGTGGAAGAAGTGGCGGGTGCCCGTGAAGTACATCGTGACGCCGGCCTTCTGGGCCGCCTCGACGACGAGTTCGTCGCGGATGGAGCCGCCCGGCTGGACGATGGCCTTCACGCCGGCGGCGATGAGGATCTCGGGGCCGTCGGGGAAGGGGAAGAACGCGTCGGAGGCGGCGTAGGCGCCACGGGCGCGCTCCTCGCCGGCGCGTTCGACGGCCAGCTTGCAGGAGTCGACGCGGTTGACCTGGCCCATGCCGACGCCGACCGAGGCGCCGTCCTTGGCGAGCAGGATCGCGTTGGACTTGACCGCGCGGCACGCCTTCCAGGCGAACGCCAGCTCGGCCAGCTCCTCGGCGGAGAGCGCCTCGCCGGTGGCCAGCGTCCAGTTGGCGGGGTCGTCGCCCTCGGCCTGGAGGCGGTCGGCCTCCTGGAGGAGGACGCCGCCGTCGATCGCCTTGACCTCGACCGGGTTGGCCGGGCCGTTCGCGGCCTTCAGGACGCGGATGTTCTTCTTCTTGGTGAGGGCCTCCAGCGCCCCCTCCTCGTAGTCCGGCGCCACGATGACCTCGGTGAAGATCTCCGCGACCTGCTCGGCCATCTCCTTGCTGACCGGCCGGTTCACGGCGATGACACCGCCGTACGCGGAGACCGGGTCGCAGGCGTGCGCCTTGCGGTGCACCTCGGCGACGTCCGAACCGACCGCGATGCCGCACGGGTTGGCGTGCTTGATGATCGCGACGCAGGGCTCGTCGTGGTCGTACGCGGCACGGCGGGCGGCGTCCGTGTCCGTGTAGTTGTTGTACGACATCTCCTTGCCGTGGAGCTGCTCGGCCTGGGCCAGGCCGGCGCCCTCGGCGTCGACGTACAGCGCGGCAGGCTGGTGCGGGTTCTCTCCGTAGCGCAGGGTGTGGGCGCGCTGCCAGGTCGAGCCGAGGAAGTCGGGGAACCGCGAGTCGTCGGCGGGCGCGTAGGAGGACGCGAACCAGCTCGCCACGGCCACGTCGTACGACGCCGTGTGCTGGAAGGCCTCGGCGGCCAGCCGCTTGCGGGTGGTCAGGTCGAAGCCCCCGGCCTGGACGGCGGCGAGGACGTCGGCGTAGCGCGCGGGGCTGGTGACGACCGCGACGGAGGGGTGGTTCTTGGCGGCCGCGCGGACCATCGACGGGCCGCCGATGTCGATCTGCTCCACGCACTCGTCCTCCGAGGCGCCGGAGGCGACGGTCTCGCGGAACGGGTAGAGGTTGACGACGACCAGGTCGAACGGCTCGACACCCAGCTCGGCGAGCTGGCGCCGGTGGTCCTCCAGGCGCAGGTCGGCGAGGATGCCCGCGTGGACCTTGGGGTGCAGGGTCTTGACCCGGCCGTCCAGGCACTCGGGGAAGCCGGTCAGCTCCTCGACCTTGGTGACGGGGACGCCGGCGGCGGCGATCCGGCCGGCCGTCGACCCGGTGGAGACCAGCTCGACACCGGCCTCGTGCAGGCCGCGCGCGAGGTCTTCCAGCCCGGTCTTGTCGTAGACGCTGACGAGCGCCCGGCGAATGGGGCGCTTCGTGCTCTCGGCGGTGGCGGTCACTGGATAACTACCTTTCGTCCCTCAATGCGATAGCCGTTGCGGGCGAGCCGCCCCACGACCTCGACGAGCAGCCTTCGCTCGACTTCCTTGATGCGCTCGTGCAGCGCGCTCTCGTCGTCCTCGTCCCGGATCTCGACCACGCCCTGGGCGATGATCGGGCCGGTGTCGACGCCGTCGTCGACGAAGTGGACGGTGCAGCCGGTAACCCTGGCGCCGTAGGCGAGCGCGTCGCGGACGCCGTGGGCCCCGGGAAAACTGGGCAGCAGGGCAGGGTGGGTGTTCACGAACCGGCCGCCGAAGCGGGCCAGGAACTCCTTGCCGACGATCTTCATGAAACCCGCGGAGACCACGAGGTCGGGCTCGTGGGCGGCCACCGCCCCGGCGAGGGCCGCGTCCCACTCCTCCCGGGTGGCGTGGTCCTTCACCCGGCACACGAACGTCGGCAGACCGGCCCGCTCGGCGCGGGCGAGCCCCTCGATGCCGGTGCGGTCGGCCCCTACGGCGACGATCTCGGCGCCGTACGCCTCCGTGCCGGTGCGCTTGATCTCGTCCAGGAGCGCCTGCAGGTTGGTGCCGGATCCGGAGACCAGCACGACGAGGCGCTTGACCGCTGGGCCAGCGGGGGTGGCGGCCACAGTGGGGCCCTTTCTCGGAGAAGCGGTGTGAAGCGATGAAGCGATGTGAAGCGGTGTGTTCAGGCTGCTGGTTTTGTACAGTCGTACGAATGCTTCGCGCCCCGGTATACGGGGAAGTCTACGAAGCGGCCGACCGCCAGCAACGATACCGGCACTCCGGACGGCCCCCACGGGACGGGTGCGTGGCCGGAAGGTAGCGTTCGGGAGGAACCGAGACGTGCGACCGCGTGCGGCCTCGGGAACGCGTGCGGAGTGCGGTGCGTTTCCTGAGTGGAAGCCGATGTGGAAGCCGATGTGGAAGCCCGTGCGGACGCTCGTGTCGGACGGCCGCACTCACCTAGGGGAAGACGCTCTTTTGATGCCGGACCGCAGCCTGCGACTGCTCACGTTCCCGACGCGCTCGGACCTCGGCGGCGAGCGGGGAGGGGAGCGTGGCGCCGTGCTGCTGCGGGAGCGGCCGTCCTCCCCGCCGCCCGAGGCGCCCCCGGGCGGGCAGGGTCGGCAGGACGGACAGGACCGGCCCGGTGGCGCCGGCGCCTCCGGCGGCGGGGAGCAGGACCACAACCCGTTCGCGCCGCCGCCCGAGGGGACTCCGGACCGCCCGTGGCAGCCGCGGCGGCCCAAGGGTGCCGGGGGCTCTGGTGGCTCTGGTGGCTCTGGTGGCTCTGGTGGCTCTGGTGGCTCAGGGGATGCCGACGGCTCGCGCGGTGATTCGCCGTGGGGCAGTCAGTGGAGCGACCGGCAGCCCGGCCGCTCCCCCGGCGGCTTCGGCGAGCGGCCCGGCGTCGGCCCCGGTGGGCCCGGCGGACCGAACGGCTCCCCTGGCCCCGGCGGCGCCGGCGGTTCCGGCATGCGCTGGGATCCGACGGACCCGGCCCAGCGCCGCGCGCGGTACGCCCTGCTGTCCGGCATGTGGGCCGTCTTCTTCGCCCTGTTCACCTGGCCGTACGTGGCGCTGCTGCTGGGTGCGCTGGCCCTGTACTGGTCGATCAGCTCGCTGCGCGCCAAGCCGCGCGGCGGCCAGGACCCCGACAGCCCCGCGCCCGCGCAGCCGCAAGGCCGGCCCCAGACCACGGCGGCGGTCGGCGGCCTGGTCACCGCGTCGCTGGCGCTGGCGCTGGTGGCGGCGAGCTTCACGGTCCAGTTGGTGTACCGGGACTACTACACGTGCGTGGACGATGCGCTGACGCATGAGGCGAAGCAGACGTGCCAGCAGTTGCTGCCGCATGAGCTGCGGGGGGTGCTGGGGGCGGCCAACGAGTAGGTCCAGTGGACGGCGTTGGGTGGGCACCCGGCGTTGGTCGCTGTGCCCACCCTCCCCCATCGCCCTGCGGAACGCCTGCCCACAGCGTGGGAGGGCACGTCGTGCGGCTCAGGGCGTGGGGTCTTCTGGGTCCTTCGAGGCTTCTCTTAGGGCTGCCCAGCGGGATTCTCGGGAGAGGTCGTCGTGCCAGGGGAGGGTGGTCTCGGGGTCTGCCGGGAGGAAGTCGTACAGCTCGTCCTCGGAGCGTGGGCCACTCGTCGGGCCGGGTTCGCTTGTAGCCGCCTTCGCAGGTGAGGCGGGCGCCGGGTGGTTCGGCTGGTCGGGCTTGCCCTTAGCCTCCTCCTTGCCCTTGTCCTTCGCCTTGCGCGTCCATGGCTTCCACCATCGACTGGCCGGTGTCGGCTCCGGCAGCCCTGGCTGCGGCTTCGGCTCCGGCTTCTCGTCGGCCTTCTTTCCCGTGTCCGGCGTGCCGGCCGCCTGGAGCGGGATCGCGCGGGCCGCCTTGCGCCGGCCCCGCAGTCGCCAGGCCCGGACGCACACCGCGACGGGCAGCGCGAAGACCACCGTCCACACGAACGCCGCCCCGCCGGTCTGCCACCACACCGGGCCGAAGTGCGCCAGTGCCGCCACTCCCAGGGCCCCGGCCGCCGCGCCGGCGAGTACGGCGAGGAGCAGGGCGAGGACCGCCGCCGCCAGTACGACGACTCCCGCCGTCCGGCCCACCGACCAGCGCACCACGGGCGCCACCGGGACCACGGGCTTCCGCTGCTCGGGTCCTTCACCCCGCTTGTCGCGCCGCTGGCGCCGTACCGCCGCCCGTGCCACGAACCAGCCCACCGTCGCCCCGGCCGCCACCGGGACCGCACCGGCGGCCCAGTTGAGCGGGGTGCCGGGGCCCGGGTCCGGGACCGCCGCCAGGAGGGGGAAGGGGGGCAGCAGCGGCGCGGGGTCGGAGGCGAAGGCGTTGACGGCGTGGCCGGCGCCGAGGGTGAAGCCGGGGCCGAGGGCGTAGGAGGCCGACCACAGGGCCGCGTTCGGGATCAGCGCGATGCCGACGAGCAGCACGGCGAACCGGCCGCTCCAGCCCTCCGTCAGCTGCAGGAAGGATGTTCGCGCCGTGTCCCCGTGCCACACCAGGGAGACCGCGAGGAGCAGCGCTCCGCCGCCGAGGAGCACGGCCGTACCGGCACCGGCGGCGCGTATGGCCGTACCCAGCCGGGCGCGTGCGTCCGTTCCGCTCAGCCGCCGTAGCCGCGCCGGGACCGCACGGACCAGGGGGTCGCGCGGACGGCCGTAGCCCGACCAGACGCCGGCTGCGGCCGAGCAGGCCGTGACGAGCGGCAGGCACAGGACCACGGTGGTCCATTCGGGGCGGAGTTCACCGCCGGAGCAGTAGAGCGCGGCGGCGGTGCCGACGGCGAGGTAGCCGAGGACGACGCCCGTCCAGGCCGTACGGGCCCGCACCGGCGGGGGGCCGTCGGGGTCGGCGGAGGCGTCGGTCGCGTCCCGGGCCGCCCGGTACAGCAGCCAGACGGGGAGGGCGAGCAGCAGCAGGGGCGTCACGTGGACCGGCATGGGCGCGCCGGACAGCGTCTCGGTGCGGACCAGTCCGGCGCCGTGCGCCAACAGCCACAGCGCGGCGGCGATGTGCAGGGCGCCGGCCGGTCCGCTGTCGGGGTACGGCGAGCTGATCCACAGGCCCAGCACGAGTACGGCGAGGGCGCCGAGCCCGAGGCCGGCGGCCAGGGCGCCGCTCAGGAGGCTCGCGCCGAGGCCGGGTGAGCGGTCGCGCAGCCGGGTGAGCAGGGGCGACGACGACGGTCGGCGGGCGGTCATCTGGGTCACGCGGCCATGCTCCCAACGACACGCGCTTTCCCGTCGTAACAGGCGAACCCCGGAAGTGTCGCTCAATATACGTTTATGTTCTTTTTCGTACAGAGGGGTGAACTGTGACGCAGGTACCGGAGACAGTCGCCTCGGCCGTCCGCCCGCCCGTCGGCCCGTCAGTCGGCCCGGGGAAGCAAGTGCCGCCGTCGCCGTCCTCCCTGACGCCCGCTCAGGCATTCGACGCGCTCTACGCCTTCTGCGCGCCCGCCCTCGTACGCCAGACCTATCTGCTCTGCGGGCGCCGCGAGCTGGCCCGGGAGGCCGTGGAGCGGGCGTTCCAACTCGCGTGGCAGCGCTGGCCGGAGGTGGCCCGGGACCGGGATCCGGCGGGGTGGGTGCGGGCGGCGGCGTACGACTGCGCGCTCTCCCCGTGGCACCGGTTCCGGCCGCGCTACCGGCATCCGGAGCCGCCGCCGGCCGACGCGGGCCACCGGGCGCTGCTGAGCGTCCTGCTGACGCTGCCTCCGTCGTACCGGCGCACGCTCGTCCTCTACGACGGTGTCGGGCTCGACCTGCCCGAGACGGCGGCGGAGACGGAGGCGAGCACTCCGGCGGCGGCGCGGCGGCTCACCCATGCGCGTGAGGCGCTGGCCGCGCGGCTGCCGGAACTGGCCGATCCGTCGGCACTGCACGCGCGGTTGCTGGAACTGGCGTCCACGGAGCGGTTGCAGGCGGCGAAGCCGCCGGTGGTACGGACCGGTGGGGAGCGGCGCAGCATCTTCTGGACGCGGGCCGCCATCGCGTTCACCGTCGCGATCATCGGGGCGACGGCGCTGACGCTGCGGACGGCGCCGACGCACTACTCGGCGCCGATCGGGCCGGCCCAGGCGGTGCAGGGCGTGCCGCCGCCGGCCGCGCTCGGCCCCCTCTCGCGAGAGGAACAGACCCTCCGCGACAAACTCCGCTCCGCGGAGGCGAGTGGCCCGGAAAGGTTGTCGCCGGGGGCCTGGTGACGCCCTGTCCGGCGCCCCGCCGTGGGGCTGGGGGTCCGACCCCGGCTGCGGACCGTCGTGGCTTGTCGCGCAGTTCCCCGCGCCCTTACGGGGCACGTCCTCACGTAGCTGCGGGCAGCGAGCGGCAGACGGCCGCGCGCCGAGCCCACCCACGTAGCTGCGGGCATGCGTGCCGCTTGGGGCGGCACGGGTGGGCGCGGCGGCACCCCGCAAGCGCTGGTGAGTGGAACGGCGGTAGGCCCGTCCCCGGGTGGGGGGCGGGCCTACCGGTGATGCAGTGAGCCTCGCTCAGCCGGCCAGGATCTCGCGGGCGAGCTTGGCCGTCTCGGTCGGGGTCTTGCCGACCTTGACGCCCGCGGCCTCCAGGGCCTCCTTCTTGGCCTGGGCCGTACCGGAGGAACCGGAGACGATGGCGCCGGCGTGGCCCATCGTCTTGCCCTCGGGCGCGGTGAAGCCCGCGACGTAGCCGACGACCGGCTTGGTCACGTTCTTCGCGATGAAGTCCGCGGCCCGCTCCTCGGCGTCGCCACCGATCTCACCGATCATCACGATCAGGTCGGTGTCGGCGTCGGCCTCGAATGCGGCGAGCGCGTCGATGTGCGTCGTACCGATGATCGGGTCGCCACCGATGCCGACGGCCGTCGAGAAGCCGATGTCACGCAGCTCGTACATCATCTGGTACGTCAGCGTGCCGGACTTCGAGACCAGGCCGATGCGGCCCGGCTTGGTGATGTCGCCCGGGATGATGCCGACGTTCGACTGGCCCGGCGTGATGATCCCGGGGCAGTTCGGGCCGATGATCCGGGTCTTGTTGCCCTTCTTGCCGGCGTACGCCCAGAACGACGCCGAGTCGTGCACGGCGATGCCCTCGGTGATCACGACGGCCAGCGGGATCTCGGCGTCGATGGCCTCGACGACCGCGTCCTTGGTGAACTTCTCCGGCACGAAGATGACGGAGACGTTCGCGCCGGTCTTCTCGATGGCCTCCTTGACGGTGCCGAAGACCGGTACCTCGGTGCCGTCGAAGTCCACGGTCTGACCCGCCTTGCGCGGGTTCACGCCGCCCACGACGTTGGTGCCGTCACCCAGCATGAGCTTGGTGTGCTTCATGCCGGTGGCGCCGGTCATGCCCTGGACGATGACCTTGCTGTCCTTGTTGAGCCAGATAGCCATGGTGTGTTCTGTCCTCGTCCTGAGTGCTTACTTGGCGGCGTGGGCCAGCTCGGCGGCCTTGTCGGCCGCGCCGTCCATGGTGTCGACGCGCTGCACCAGCGGGTGGTTGGCGTCGGTGAGGATCTTCCGGCCCAGCTCGGCGTTGTTGCCGTCGAGGCGGACGACGAGCGGCTTGGTGACGTTCTCGCCGCGGTCCTCCAGGAGCTTCAGGGCCTGCACGATGCCGTTGGCGACCTCGTCGCAGGCGGTGATGCCACCGAAGACGTTGACGAACACGGACTTGACGTCCGGGTCGCCGAGGATGATCTCCAGGCCGTTCGCCATGACCTGGGCGGAGGCGCCACCGCCGATGTCCAGGAAGTTGGCGGGCTTGACGCCGCCGTGGTTCTCACCGGCGTACGCGACGACGTCCAGGGTCGACATGACCAGGCCCGCGCCGTTGCCGATGATGCCGACCTGGCCGTCGAGCTTGACGTAGTTGAGGTTCTTCTCCTTGGCGGCGGCCTCGAGCGGGTTGGCCGCGGCCTTGTCGTGGAGCTCCTCGAAGTCCGGGTGGCGGAATTCGGCGTTGTCGTCCAGCGACACCTTGCCGTCGAGGGCGAGGACGTCACCGGAGGCGACCTTGGCCAGCGGGTTGACCTCGACCAGGAGGGCGTCCTCCTTGATGAAGGTGTCCCACAGCTTGACCAGGACGTTCACGACCTTGTCGGCGACCTCGGCCGGGAACTTCGCCGCCTCGACGATCTCGCGCGCCTTCTGAGGCGTCACACCGTCGATCGCGTCGATCGGGGTCTTGGCGACGGCCTCCGGACGGGTGGCCGCCACCTCCTCGATCTCCATGCCGCCCTCGACGGACGCGATGGAGAGGAAGGTGCGGTTGGCACGGTCGAGGAGGAAGGAGACGTAGTACTCCTCCAGGATCTCCGGAGCGGTCTCGGCGATCATCACCTTGTGGACCGTGTGGCCCTTGATGTCCATGCCGAGGATGTCCGTCGCGCGGGCGACGGCCTCGTCCGGGGTGGCGGCGAGCTTCACGCCACCGGCCTTGCCGCGCCCGCCGACCTTCACCTGGGCCTTGACGACGGACTTGCCACCGAGGCGCTCGGTGGCTGCGCGGGCCGCCTCAGGCGTGTCGATGACTTCACCGGCCAGCACCGGTACATCGTGCTTGGCGAAGAGGTCCCTCGCCTGGTACTCGAACAGGTCCACGCGCTTCCGTCCCTATCAGTGATCTCGCGGTTCGTTGGATGCGTGGGCGTGCCGCGAAGGGCAACGTGACGACCGCTGTGTGTCACAAGGGAGGCGCACACGGTGTCCGAGCGCGCGGCATGTCCG
Coding sequences within it:
- the sucD gene encoding succinate--CoA ligase subunit alpha; translated protein: MAIWLNKDSKVIVQGMTGATGMKHTKLMLGDGTNVVGGVNPRKAGQTVDFDGTEVPVFGTVKEAIEKTGANVSVIFVPEKFTKDAVVEAIDAEIPLAVVITEGIAVHDSASFWAYAGKKGNKTRIIGPNCPGIITPGQSNVGIIPGDITKPGRIGLVSKSGTLTYQMMYELRDIGFSTAVGIGGDPIIGTTHIDALAAFEADADTDLIVMIGEIGGDAEERAADFIAKNVTKPVVGYVAGFTAPEGKTMGHAGAIVSGSSGTAQAKKEALEAAGVKVGKTPTETAKLAREILAG
- the sucC gene encoding ADP-forming succinate--CoA ligase subunit beta, giving the protein MDLFEYQARDLFAKHDVPVLAGEVIDTPEAARAATERLGGKSVVKAQVKVGGRGKAGGVKLAATPDEAVARATDILGMDIKGHTVHKVMIAETAPEILEEYYVSFLLDRANRTFLSIASVEGGMEIEEVAATRPEAVAKTPIDAIDGVTPQKAREIVEAAKFPAEVADKVVNVLVKLWDTFIKEDALLVEVNPLAKVASGDVLALDGKVSLDDNAEFRHPDFEELHDKAAANPLEAAAKEKNLNYVKLDGQVGIIGNGAGLVMSTLDVVAYAGENHGGVKPANFLDIGGGASAQVMANGLEIILGDPDVKSVFVNVFGGITACDEVANGIVQALKLLEDRGENVTKPLVVRLDGNNAELGRKILTDANHPLVQRVDTMDGAADKAAELAHAAK